A genomic stretch from Campylobacter lari subsp. concheus includes:
- the flhG gene encoding flagella biosynthesis ATPase FlhG: MSNQAEKLKDLVKNENSNVKHTHFIAVTSGKGGVGKSTFSANLGNILAKNGYKVGLFDADIGLANLDVILNVRVEKNLLHVLKGECSLEDILIEVKPNLWLIPGESGDEILKYNDKNIYERFLNQTSILDDLDFLIIDTGAGIGGNIGNFLEMSDEVIVITVPDPAAITDAYATIKTTSKTKENLLMVFNVVKNENEALRIFDNIKKVADINIKHNLNLEFLGFLGQSKDISSSIKKRTLFSDDDTNASDELKTIASKLLYRLEQKVLNNVGDKSIMSFFKKLLDRF; encoded by the coding sequence ATGAGTAATCAAGCGGAAAAATTAAAAGATCTAGTAAAAAATGAAAACTCAAATGTAAAACATACTCATTTTATCGCAGTTACCAGCGGTAAAGGTGGGGTTGGAAAAAGTACTTTTAGTGCAAATTTGGGTAACATCCTAGCTAAAAATGGTTATAAAGTAGGGCTTTTTGATGCGGATATTGGGCTTGCAAATTTAGATGTGATTTTAAATGTACGTGTAGAAAAAAACCTTTTGCATGTTTTAAAGGGTGAGTGTTCATTAGAAGATATTTTAATAGAAGTAAAGCCAAATTTATGGCTTATCCCAGGTGAAAGTGGCGATGAAATTTTAAAATATAATGATAAAAACATTTATGAAAGATTTTTAAATCAAACAAGTATTTTAGATGATTTAGACTTTTTAATCATTGATACAGGAGCAGGTATAGGTGGTAATATAGGAAATTTCTTAGAAATGTCTGATGAGGTTATTGTCATCACTGTGCCTGATCCTGCCGCGATTACCGATGCTTATGCTACTATAAAAACCACTTCAAAAACTAAAGAGAATTTATTAATGGTGTTTAATGTTGTTAAGAATGAAAATGAGGCTTTGAGAATTTTTGATAATATTAAAAAAGTAGCAGATATTAACATTAAGCATAATTTAAATTTAGAATTTTTAGGATTTTTAGGTCAAAGTAAAGATATTAGTTCTAGTATTAAAAAAAGAACTTTATTTAGTGATGATGACACTAATGCAAGTGATGAGCTCAAAACCATAGCTTCTAAGCTTTTGTATAGGTTGGAACAAAAAGTGCTTAATAATGTGGGAGATAAAAGCATTATGAGTTTTTTCAAAAAGCTTTTGGATCGTTTTTAG
- a CDS encoding RNA polymerase sigma factor FliA: MQPHNAYASTLKKEQDDLVISYMPALRAMAFRLKERLPASIDVNDLISIGVEEMIKLSRRYDKEQNDNFWGFARKRVNGAMLDYLRSLDVMSRSNRKIIKDIDAIIDEFYQENEKEPDDEYLAQRLNLEVEKVKEARAAHAISLVMPLDEQLNCFNDSNIIEQIEKEELIEKINAVLEEFKEREKLVIQLYYYEELNLKEIAEILEISESRISQIHKRLLKKIRERLV; this comes from the coding sequence ATGCAGCCGCATAATGCCTATGCTTCTACGCTAAAAAAAGAACAAGATGACTTAGTCATCTCTTATATGCCAGCATTAAGAGCTATGGCTTTTAGACTTAAAGAACGTTTGCCTGCAAGTATTGATGTGAATGATTTAATTAGTATTGGTGTAGAGGAAATGATCAAACTCTCACGCCGTTACGATAAAGAACAAAATGATAATTTCTGGGGTTTTGCAAGAAAAAGAGTAAATGGAGCTATGCTTGATTATCTAAGAAGCCTTGATGTAATGAGTAGAAGCAATAGAAAAATCATCAAAGATATTGATGCTATTATAGATGAGTTTTATCAAGAAAATGAAAAAGAGCCTGATGATGAGTATTTAGCACAAAGATTAAATTTAGAAGTAGAAAAGGTAAAAGAAGCAAGAGCAGCTCATGCCATATCGCTTGTTATGCCTTTGGATGAACAGCTAAATTGCTTTAACGATAGCAATATCATAGAACAAATAGAAAAAGAAGAATTAATAGAAAAAATCAACGCAGTTTTGGAAGAATTTAAAGAAAGAGAAAAGCTTGTAATACAGCTTTATTATTATGAAGAATTAAATTTAAAAGAAATCGCAGAGATTTTAGAGATTAGCGAGTCAAGAATTTCACAAATTCATAAGCGTTTGCTTAAGAAGATTCGAGAAAGGCTAGTTTAA
- the fliM gene encoding flagellar motor switch protein FliM yields MAEILSQEEIDALLEVVDDDSDESAASSKLEELEDKRDIVVYDFKRPNRVSKEQLRSIKGIHDKLARNLASQISSMMRSIVEIKLHSVDQMTYGEFLMSLPSPTSFNVFSIKPLDGNCVLEINPSIAFPMIDRLLGGQGESFDTLRELTEIELNLLDSILRIIMQRLKESWMNVTEIYPSVEAKESSPNVVQIVSQNEIVIMVVMEIIIGNSSGMVNICYPVVHLESILSRLANRDIMMGETSAKKSRNKELKTLIGRAEVIYEAMLGKTFINVNEFLDLKQGDILKLDRSADDKAIVAIDKKEVFLAQVGLHRFRKSIKILELIKTDKDEIKEMLEKYEDERRAKANSYDDNEELEEEDDDQ; encoded by the coding sequence ATGGCTGAGATACTTTCCCAAGAAGAAATTGATGCTCTTTTAGAAGTTGTTGATGATGATAGTGATGAAAGTGCAGCTTCTTCGAAATTAGAAGAGCTAGAAGATAAAAGAGATATAGTAGTATATGATTTTAAGCGTCCAAATAGGGTTTCTAAAGAACAACTCCGTTCTATTAAAGGGATTCATGATAAATTAGCAAGAAATCTTGCTTCGCAAATTTCATCTATGATGAGAAGTATAGTTGAGATTAAACTACACTCAGTGGATCAAATGACTTATGGTGAGTTTTTGATGTCTTTGCCTTCGCCAACAAGTTTTAACGTTTTTTCGATTAAACCTTTAGATGGAAACTGCGTTTTAGAGATTAATCCAAGTATTGCTTTCCCTATGATAGATAGACTTTTAGGCGGTCAAGGGGAAAGTTTTGACACCTTAAGAGAGCTTACAGAAATCGAGCTTAATTTACTTGATTCTATTTTGCGTATTATTATGCAAAGGCTTAAAGAAAGTTGGATGAATGTTACAGAAATTTATCCAAGTGTTGAAGCAAAAGAGTCAAGCCCAAATGTTGTGCAAATTGTTTCTCAAAATGAAATTGTTATCATGGTGGTAATGGAGATTATCATCGGAAATTCAAGTGGCATGGTAAATATTTGCTATCCGGTTGTGCATTTGGAAAGTATTTTGAGCCGTTTGGCAAATCGTGATATTATGATGGGTGAAACTTCGGCTAAAAAATCAAGAAATAAAGAACTTAAAACCTTGATCGGTCGTGCTGAGGTAATTTATGAAGCTATGCTTGGTAAAACTTTTATCAATGTAAATGAATTTTTGGATTTAAAACAAGGAGATATTTTAAAGCTTGATAGAAGTGCAGATGATAAAGCTATAGTAGCTATTGATAAAAAAGAAGTATTTTTAGCTCAAGTTGGGCTTCATAGATTTAGAAAGTCAATTAAAATCTTAGAACTTATCAAAACTGATAAAGATGAGATTAAAGAAATGCTTGAAAAATATGAAGATGAAAGAAGAGCAAAAGCAAATTCGTATGATGATAATGAAGAACTAGAAGAGGAAGACGATGATCAATGA
- the fliY gene encoding flagellar motor switch protein FliY — protein sequence MINDFLGIFVNECVSTIEGLTGKNAEFSEYYEYDVNSQDSMTPPLVSATFSVNNEMKIKILASAVLMSAIGEWMMGEEEISKNSELNEDEMDAAKEAIQNIISAFSTTLGAQKEIPKMEFNLENCEFVADSLELGGFHKLYLYNVKIADLEEKISLVFDEKIYKILTKTDLEEIVAINEDHTQDHKALSNVEELRNIGLIMDVRLPIRVRIGSKKMLLKDVLTMDIGSVIELDQLANDPLEILIGDKKIAYGEVVIVDGNFGVQITEIGSKKERLEQLR from the coding sequence ATGATCAATGATTTTTTAGGCATATTCGTCAATGAATGTGTAAGTACAATAGAAGGTTTAACAGGAAAAAATGCTGAATTTAGTGAGTATTATGAGTATGATGTAAATTCTCAAGATTCTATGACTCCACCACTAGTTAGTGCTACTTTTAGCGTTAATAATGAAATGAAAATCAAAATTCTAGCAAGTGCAGTTTTAATGAGTGCAATTGGTGAGTGGATGATGGGAGAAGAAGAAATCTCCAAAAACAGTGAGCTTAATGAAGATGAAATGGATGCTGCTAAAGAAGCTATACAAAATATCATCTCAGCATTTTCTACAACTTTAGGCGCGCAAAAAGAAATTCCAAAAATGGAGTTTAATTTAGAAAATTGTGAATTTGTTGCAGATAGTTTAGAACTTGGTGGTTTTCATAAACTATATTTATACAATGTAAAAATAGCTGATTTAGAAGAAAAAATTTCTTTGGTTTTTGATGAAAAAATTTATAAGATTTTAACCAAAACTGACTTAGAAGAAATCGTAGCAATAAATGAAGATCATACACAAGATCATAAAGCCTTGTCTAACGTAGAAGAGCTAAGAAATATCGGTTTGATTATGGATGTACGCTTACCTATAAGAGTGCGTATAGGTAGTAAAAAAATGCTTTTAAAAGATGTTTTAACCATGGATATAGGTTCGGTTATCGAGCTTGATCAATTAGCAAACGATCCTTTAGAAATTTTAATAGGTGATAAAAAAATCGCTTATGGGGAAGTAGTTATTGTAGATGGAAACTTTGGAGTGCAAATTACTGAGATAGGCTCTAAAAAAGAAAGATTAGAACAACTAAGATGA
- a CDS encoding TIGR00730 family Rossman fold protein, producing MKECIVEDVAYLRELEKIQKGITFFGSARLQEDNEYCILASKLAQKLADLGYSIISGGGGGIMQAANYGAMQSQTSHLKSFGFNIHLPFEQKANDFLEYNITFKSLAIRKMALIQKSLAFVIFPGGFGTLDEFFEILTLKQLSFKKDVPIILVGQKFWQPLDEFIKTSLLGLGTISKNDELKYSISDDLDEIIRMIKEKDENSCCNEWGCR from the coding sequence ATGAAAGAATGTATTGTTGAAGATGTTGCTTATCTTAGAGAATTAGAAAAAATCCAAAAAGGCATAACTTTTTTTGGTTCTGCACGCTTACAAGAAGATAACGAGTATTGTATTTTGGCTTCAAAATTAGCTCAGAAGTTGGCAGATCTTGGTTATAGTATCATCAGTGGCGGTGGTGGTGGTATTATGCAAGCTGCAAATTATGGGGCTATGCAAAGTCAAACTTCACACTTAAAATCTTTTGGATTTAATATACATTTACCATTTGAGCAAAAAGCAAATGACTTTTTAGAGTATAATATCACTTTTAAGAGCTTAGCCATTCGCAAAATGGCTCTTATTCAAAAGAGTCTAGCTTTTGTGATTTTCCCAGGCGGCTTTGGAACATTAGATGAATTTTTTGAAATTCTTACTCTTAAACAACTTAGTTTTAAAAAGGATGTTCCTATTATTTTAGTTGGGCAAAAATTTTGGCAACCTCTTGATGAATTTATCAAAACTTCTTTACTAGGACTTGGAACTATATCTAAAAATGATGAGTTAAAGTATAGTATAAGTGATGATTTAGATGAAATTATAAGAATGATAAAGGAAAAAGATGAAAATTCTTGTTGCAATGAGTGGGGGTGTAGATAG
- the mnmA gene encoding tRNA 2-thiouridine(34) synthase MnmA, whose amino-acid sequence MKILVAMSGGVDSTVTAYKLKQAGHEIIGCYMKLHGKANYHEENIQKVEKVAKFLDIKYHILDLQEDFKNQVYMPFVNTYKEGKTPNPCALCNRFIKLGKLLEFAKSLGCEKLATGHYARLENGLIKTAVDESKDQSYFLANADKEALKYLIFPLGEMKKEDVKKFASTIDVLKSFATQKESSEICFVENTYVQVLDQFMDTKIPGIVRDSSGKEVGKHEGYMHYTIGKRRGFEVRGAHEPHFVLKIDPKKNEIIVGKKEELKISEFNLDNINLFIDAKELDCEVKIRYRSRSTPCKVLINEDKSAKIILQEPVYGLASGQMAVFYDKDLVLASGFIN is encoded by the coding sequence ATGAAAATTCTTGTTGCAATGAGTGGGGGTGTAGATAGTACTGTAACTGCTTATAAGTTAAAACAAGCAGGACATGAGATCATAGGTTGTTATATGAAGCTTCATGGAAAAGCTAATTATCATGAAGAAAATATACAAAAAGTTGAAAAAGTTGCTAAATTTTTAGACATCAAATATCATATTTTAGACTTACAAGAAGATTTTAAAAATCAAGTTTATATGCCTTTTGTTAATACCTATAAAGAAGGTAAAACACCAAATCCTTGCGCTTTGTGCAATCGCTTTATCAAGCTTGGTAAGCTTTTAGAATTTGCTAAGAGTTTGGGTTGTGAGAAATTAGCCACAGGCCATTATGCAAGGTTAGAAAATGGTTTGATTAAAACTGCAGTTGATGAGAGTAAAGATCAAAGTTATTTTTTAGCAAATGCAGATAAAGAGGCTTTGAAATATTTGATTTTCCCTCTTGGAGAGATGAAAAAAGAAGATGTGAAAAAATTTGCTTCCACAATCGATGTTTTAAAATCTTTTGCAACGCAAAAGGAAAGTTCTGAGATTTGTTTTGTGGAAAATACTTATGTGCAAGTTTTAGATCAGTTTATGGATACTAAAATTCCAGGTATTGTAAGAGATAGTAGCGGCAAGGAAGTAGGAAAACACGAAGGTTATATGCACTATACCATAGGTAAAAGAAGAGGTTTTGAGGTACGCGGGGCTCATGAGCCACATTTTGTATTAAAAATTGATCCTAAAAAAAATGAAATCATAGTAGGTAAAAAAGAAGAACTTAAGATAAGTGAATTTAATCTTGATAATATTAATTTGTTTATCGATGCTAAAGAGTTAGATTGTGAAGTAAAAATACGCTATAGATCAAGATCGACCCCATGTAAAGTTTTGATTAATGAAGATAAAAGCGCAAAAATCATCTTACAAGAGCCCGTTTACGGGCTTGCTAGCGGACAAATGGCAGTATTTTACGATAAAGATTTAGTGCTTGCTAGTGGATTTATAAATTAA
- a CDS encoding helix-turn-helix domain-containing protein — MEEDFSNSSEEEILNFYKKVSSNIRNFREKKGISQLELALDIGIKSVAFYSNCECNRYGKHFNLEHLYKISKSLEIPLKDLLE; from the coding sequence ATGGAAGAGGACTTTAGTAATTCTAGCGAAGAAGAAATTTTAAATTTTTATAAAAAAGTATCATCAAATATAAGAAATTTTAGAGAGAAAAAAGGAATTTCTCAGCTTGAGTTAGCATTAGATATAGGTATAAAATCCGTTGCGTTTTATTCAAATTGCGAATGTAATCGATATGGTAAACATTTTAATTTGGAACACTTATATAAAATTTCTAAAAGTTTAGAAATTCCACTAAAAGATTTATTAGAATAA
- a CDS encoding phosphatidylglycerophosphatase A family protein, whose protein sequence is MQKLFLTFFYSGSVNKAPGTFGTIAALIPAFFILRYLGIGTLILLAILLFLISIKIIDQYEQETGKHDDKHIVIDEVVGVFLALAICGQSVFTFLLSFVLFRFFDITKPSIIGKIDKKTKGGLGVMLDDVLAGIFAGLFSAVIYGILLKFDLLWFDISIMEIF, encoded by the coding sequence ATGCAAAAATTATTTTTAACTTTTTTTTATTCAGGTAGTGTTAATAAAGCTCCAGGAACTTTTGGCACAATAGCAGCGCTAATCCCTGCTTTTTTTATTTTAAGGTATTTGGGCATAGGAACCTTGATCTTACTTGCAATTTTGCTTTTTTTAATCTCTATAAAAATCATCGATCAATACGAACAAGAAACAGGTAAACATGATGATAAGCATATTGTAATAGATGAAGTTGTTGGGGTGTTTTTAGCTTTGGCAATTTGTGGACAAAGTGTTTTTACTTTTTTGCTTTCTTTTGTTTTATTTAGATTTTTTGATATCACAAAACCTTCTATCATAGGTAAAATCGACAAAAAAACCAAAGGTGGTTTAGGTGTAATGCTAGATGATGTTTTAGCAGGAATTTTCGCAGGATTATTTAGCGCTGTGATTTATGGAATTTTACTTAAATTTGATCTTTTATGGTTTGATATAAGTATTATGGAGATATTTTAA
- a CDS encoding sulfate adenylyltransferase: MALQRKNSIIISEEEYEVLCFIKEGIFGSFTKLMNEQERDEFLKHEAINGYKFPYALTFAPHNENKKIIENAKVKDKIDFVCKDQIVGHIILESKFKNDKNINDIFTPNTCLIDDFGEICISGEFEIYHNRIKAIKEDFEKIKKRLNPSNITAIVSSFDPFHRAHERILRWAIEQSDLVIIFLIESYESNGLSLKLKKRCFDVFAQNYLPSSRVLLIPLHNIKIFASHLNPVLECALAKSFDCNKLFVGQNHAGLGMYFNQNRAFTVLDDFAKDYNIEVTILPEFVFCDECKMIVSTKSCPHGAHHHMKYHGDSLKNLLRLGIIPPAVFIRREISALILSELFPNRFHNKQNIYSNLFPTHGILEYRGDKEFYEQLIKLHQMSYMV; encoded by the coding sequence ATGGCATTACAAAGAAAAAATAGCATTATAATCTCAGAAGAAGAATACGAAGTTTTATGTTTCATTAAAGAAGGAATTTTTGGTTCTTTTACAAAATTGATGAACGAACAAGAAAGAGATGAATTTTTAAAACATGAAGCGATAAACGGATATAAATTTCCCTATGCCTTAACTTTTGCTCCGCACAATGAAAACAAAAAAATCATAGAAAATGCCAAAGTTAAAGACAAAATAGATTTTGTATGTAAAGATCAAATAGTAGGTCACATCATCTTAGAAAGTAAATTTAAAAACGATAAAAACATTAATGATATTTTTACACCTAATACATGTTTGATTGATGATTTTGGAGAAATTTGCATTAGCGGTGAATTTGAAATTTATCACAATCGTATCAAGGCTATAAAAGAAGATTTTGAAAAAATCAAAAAAAGATTAAACCCTTCTAATATCACTGCTATTGTTTCAAGCTTTGATCCTTTTCATAGAGCACATGAGAGAATTTTAAGATGGGCCATAGAGCAATCTGATCTAGTAATTATTTTCCTTATAGAATCTTATGAAAGTAATGGTTTAAGTTTAAAGCTTAAAAAGCGTTGCTTTGATGTTTTTGCGCAAAATTATTTACCATCCTCTAGAGTTTTACTCATACCTTTGCATAATATCAAAATTTTTGCCTCGCATTTAAATCCGGTGCTTGAGTGTGCTTTGGCTAAAAGTTTTGATTGTAATAAACTTTTTGTAGGACAAAATCACGCAGGACTTGGAATGTATTTTAATCAAAACAGAGCCTTTACTGTACTTGATGATTTTGCAAAAGATTACAATATAGAAGTAACCATACTTCCTGAATTTGTTTTTTGTGATGAGTGTAAAATGATAGTAAGTACCAAATCATGCCCACATGGAGCTCATCATCATATGAAATATCACGGCGATTCTTTAAAAAATTTACTCAGACTTGGTATCATTCCGCCAGCAGTTTTTATAAGAAGAGAAATTTCTGCTTTGATTTTATCAGAGCTTTTTCCAAATCGTTTCCATAATAAACAAAATATCTATAGTAATCTTTTCCCTACGCATGGTATTTTAGAATATAGAGGCGATAAAGAATTTTATGAGCAACTTATAAAACTCCATCAAATGTCATATATGGTGTAA
- a CDS encoding response regulator transcription factor: MKVLIVENEFYLAQSIGSKLNSIGYDCDIIANVNELTHHDYEIILLSTSMANFEHIIEIFKHKIIILLISYISSDTVLAPLKSGASDYIQKPFMIEELMRKIKHFQEFKKITMLNSTYQAYLKHKFETAKLPTFDYKKFKLPLILKTNNQIFADHFVFNYTNEHNIANVYIDLSHQQNLDKIFKDNSLYYLVNFQTLKPLEKEKVLNLALKKAVIIHTSTNIEHSNFQILELGEDEKSFESNGILTIDDYVKHIIISYQNIFPDTDLSKKLGISRKSLWEKRKKYGITKKK, translated from the coding sequence ATGAAAGTTTTAATAGTAGAAAATGAATTTTATTTAGCCCAAAGTATAGGATCAAAACTTAATTCTATAGGTTATGATTGCGATATTATCGCAAATGTTAATGAGTTGACTCATCATGATTATGAAATCATTTTGCTTTCTACTAGTATGGCTAATTTTGAACATATTATAGAAATTTTTAAGCATAAAATCATTATTTTACTCATATCTTACATAAGCTCAGATACTGTTTTAGCTCCTTTAAAATCTGGTGCTAGTGATTACATACAAAAACCTTTCATGATAGAAGAATTAATGCGCAAGATTAAGCATTTTCAAGAATTTAAAAAAATCACCATGTTAAATAGTACCTATCAAGCATATTTAAAACATAAATTTGAAACAGCAAAACTACCAACTTTTGATTATAAAAAATTCAAATTACCTTTGATTTTAAAAACTAACAATCAAATTTTTGCTGATCATTTTGTATTTAATTATACTAATGAGCACAACATTGCAAATGTTTATATAGATCTTTCACACCAGCAAAATTTAGATAAAATTTTCAAAGACAATTCTTTGTATTATTTGGTTAATTTTCAAACCCTAAAGCCTTTAGAAAAAGAAAAGGTATTAAACCTTGCTTTAAAAAAGGCTGTTATTATACATACAAGTACAAATATTGAGCATAGCAATTTTCAAATTTTAGAACTAGGTGAAGATGAAAAAAGTTTTGAAAGTAATGGAATTTTAACCATTGATGATTATGTTAAACATATTATCATTAGTTATCAAAATATCTTTCCTGATACGGATTTATCCAAAAAATTAGGAATTTCAAGAAAATCTTTATGGGAAAAAAGGAAAAAATATGGCATTACAAAGAAAAAATAG
- a CDS encoding bifunctional 2-C-methyl-D-erythritol 4-phosphate cytidylyltransferase/2-C-methyl-D-erythritol 2,4-cyclodiphosphate synthase, with protein MLDISLIMLSAGESSRFNAPVKKQFLRLGEQPLWLYATKNLSSFYPFKQIVVTSGNISYMKKFAPEYKFVQGGATRAQSLLNALNMVESEYVLVSDVARVLISKNLFNNIIENHDKADCITPILKVNDTTIYAQEVIDRDKIKLVQTPQLSRTSMLKKALEQSSNFTDDSTAIQAIGGKIWYVQGDELAKKITFKEDLKSLNLPKPSWDIFNGNGFDVHEFGEQRALLLGGVKVHENMGLKAHSDGDVLAHALIDALLGAAGLGDIGELFPDNDMQYKNADSMLLLQNAYTLVQNYGFELVNADITIIAQAPKMKDFKEAIAFNIAKTLKTTPNKINIKATTTEHLGFVGRKEGIAVLASVNLKYFDWMKL; from the coding sequence ATGTTAGATATTTCCTTGATTATGTTATCTGCTGGAGAATCATCAAGATTTAATGCTCCGGTAAAAAAGCAGTTTTTACGACTAGGCGAACAACCTTTATGGCTTTATGCTACTAAAAATTTAAGTTCTTTTTATCCTTTTAAACAAATAGTTGTTACTTCTGGTAATATTTCTTATATGAAAAAATTTGCTCCTGAATATAAATTTGTTCAAGGTGGTGCAACTAGAGCACAATCTTTACTCAACGCTTTAAACATGGTTGAGAGTGAATATGTTTTAGTTAGTGATGTTGCAAGAGTTTTAATTTCTAAAAATCTTTTCAATAACATCATAGAAAATCATGACAAAGCTGATTGTATTACACCTATTTTAAAAGTAAATGATACGACAATTTATGCTCAAGAAGTTATTGATAGAGATAAAATCAAACTCGTACAAACCCCTCAACTTTCACGCACAAGTATGCTAAAAAAAGCTTTAGAGCAAAGCTCAAATTTCACTGATGATAGCACAGCTATACAAGCTATTGGCGGTAAAATTTGGTATGTACAAGGTGATGAGTTAGCTAAAAAAATTACCTTTAAAGAAGATTTAAAAAGCTTAAATTTACCAAAACCATCTTGGGATATTTTTAATGGAAATGGCTTTGATGTGCATGAATTTGGAGAGCAAAGAGCTTTGCTTTTAGGCGGGGTAAAAGTACATGAAAATATGGGTTTAAAAGCTCATTCTGATGGAGATGTGCTAGCTCATGCGCTAATTGATGCACTTTTGGGTGCAGCAGGACTTGGAGATATTGGCGAACTTTTCCCAGATAATGATATGCAGTATAAAAATGCTGATTCTATGCTTTTATTGCAAAATGCTTATACTTTAGTTCAAAATTATGGTTTTGAGCTTGTAAATGCTGATATTACCATCATAGCTCAAGCACCTAAAATGAAAGATTTTAAAGAAGCTATTGCTTTTAATATCGCTAAAACATTAAAAACCACACCAAATAAAATCAATATCAAAGCCACAACCACAGAACATCTAGGTTTTGTAGGAAGAAAAGAAGGGATTGCTGTTTTAGCAAGTGTAAATTTAAAATATTTTGATTGGATGAAATTATGA
- a CDS encoding Mrp/NBP35 family ATP-binding protein has translation MKEKIEERLKQVIYPGFKKDIVSFGFVKKIESNENQAHVVVEIVSANVQIAQELRLNIANALKDLNLELNLEIIQPKIPEEKSNSRSGKNIAPQIKNFLMISSGKGGVGKSTTTLNLAISLAKMGKRVGLLDADIYGPNIPRMLGESKSKPEIVGQKIRPILSHGVYMMSMGVLIEEGKGLMWRGSMIMKAIEQLLADVLWPELDVLLLDMPPGTGDAQITLAQSVPVSAGVCVSTPQVVSLDDSKRALDMFEKLHIPVAGIIENMSGFLCPDNGKEYDIFGKGTTEEMAKAYNCEVLAQIPIEMSVREGGDSGKPVSFYMPESVSSKRYLQAAEKIWEFMEKVNQEGKVDNSAIQPIMNGKSACSQ, from the coding sequence TTGAAGGAAAAAATCGAAGAAAGACTAAAACAAGTTATATATCCAGGCTTTAAAAAAGATATAGTTAGTTTTGGTTTTGTGAAAAAAATTGAATCAAATGAAAATCAAGCTCATGTAGTAGTTGAAATTGTTTCAGCTAATGTCCAAATTGCACAAGAGCTTAGACTAAACATCGCAAACGCTTTAAAAGATTTAAATTTAGAGCTTAATTTAGAAATTATTCAACCAAAAATTCCTGAAGAAAAAAGCAATTCAAGAAGTGGTAAAAATATTGCTCCACAAATTAAAAATTTCCTTATGATTTCAAGTGGTAAAGGTGGAGTAGGCAAAAGTACTACGACTTTAAATTTAGCGATTTCTTTAGCTAAAATGGGCAAAAGAGTAGGGCTTTTGGACGCAGATATTTATGGGCCAAATATACCAAGAATGCTAGGTGAGAGCAAAAGCAAACCCGAAATTGTAGGCCAAAAAATTCGTCCTATTTTATCTCATGGGGTTTATATGATGAGTATGGGCGTGCTAATAGAAGAAGGTAAAGGTTTGATGTGGCGTGGTTCTATGATCATGAAAGCGATTGAGCAACTTTTAGCTGATGTGCTTTGGCCTGAACTTGATGTATTATTACTTGATATGCCTCCTGGAACGGGTGATGCACAAATTACCCTAGCTCAAAGCGTTCCAGTGAGTGCAGGTGTGTGCGTAAGTACTCCTCAAGTAGTGTCTTTAGATGATAGCAAAAGAGCGCTTGATATGTTTGAAAAATTACACATTCCTGTTGCGGGTATTATAGAAAACATGAGCGGCTTTTTATGTCCTGATAATGGCAAAGAATATGATATCTTTGGAAAGGGTACGACTGAAGAAATGGCAAAAGCTTATAATTGTGAAGTTTTAGCTCAAATTCCTATCGAAATGAGTGTAAGAGAAGGTGGAGATAGCGGTAAGCCTGTAAGTTTTTATATGCCTGAGAGTGTAAGTTCAAAAAGATATTTACAAGCTGCTGAAAAAATTTGGGAATTTATGGAAAAGGTTAATCAAGAAGGTAAAGTAGATAATTCAGCTATTCAACCTATAATGAATGGTAAAAGTGCGTGTTCGCAATAA